DNA sequence from the Phocoena sinus isolate mPhoSin1 chromosome 9, mPhoSin1.pri, whole genome shotgun sequence genome:
aaaaatttacaaggatcaggggcttccctggtggcgcagtggttgagagtctgcctgccgatgcaggggacacaggttcgtgccccggtccgggaagatcccacatgccgtggagcggctgggcccgtgagccatggccgctgcgcctgcaagtccggagcctgtgctcttcaacgggagaggccacaacagtgagaggcctgcgtaccgcaaaaaaaaaaaaaaaaaaaaaaaaaaaaattacaaggatcACTGAAGGGAGATATCTACCCATAAGAACGAGAAAACATCAAGAAGAGAGAGTGCAGGCTATgctctgaatgtttgtgtccccctccccagcatttacATGTTGAAAACCTAATCTGGAgaggatggtattaggagatgggggtCACCGGGAGgttattaggtcatgagggtagattCCTCATgattgggattagtgcccttgccAAAGTGCCCCTTCCATCaaggtgaggacacagccagaagtTGGCAGTCTGCAATCTCAGAGAGGGCTCTCCCCCAAACTGGACcgtgattttggacttccagcctccagaagtgtgagaaataaatgtctgttgtttgtaagccatgcagtctgtgtttttttgttttttgtttttttaaatagcagtCCAAAGGGAGGAAGGCAGTGTCTAAACAAACACaagctcaaaataaaaatagctgtTTTCCCTTTGCTATGAATCCATTTTCTACTAAAAATCACCAGTCATTCCATTATTTTTCAAGAGAGGACCGAAACATCAAGCTAACTAACACGTTTTAAGGCCGTTTTAAAATTGcacaactttattttaaaactgtttactGGAGGAAATATGAAACTCTTGAAAACTCTGATTCATTTGAAATCCCCCTTCAGACCCAAGTGTTCAGTTCCTTTCTTGCCAAGTTACCTGCAAGGCCTCTGGCCGGTGCCTGTAGAGCACGCAGAGCAGGACCAGGGCGCCCACTAGGGTGCACACGCCCAGCTTACGCCAGGTCCCCCGCGCCTTGGGCCACCGCCACAGCCAGGTCAGCGGCCAGCGCTCCCGCCGCCTCTGCGCGCAGAAGGCCACTCGCTCCGCCACCCTGCGCAGCCTCTTCTCGGGGTCCGCGCCCTCCAGGGCCTGCGCCAGGCTGTACAGGTCGTTGGTGTAGGGGGCGCCGCCGTGGTGCCTCACCAGCTCCTCCACCAGCCCCATCAGCGCCATCACCTGGGCCTCCCGCTTCCCGCCGGTGGCTCGGTTGTCGAAGGCGCAGAATCGGTCCCCACACTCGGCCACCAGTTCCCTGAGCGCGCGGTTCTCGGTGTCGCGCACGTAACGCTGCAGCGAGCCCCCAGCCAGGTCTTCCTCGCGGGTGAAGACCACGATGGTGCGCGTCACGATGCCGTCCCCGAACAGCGCCTTCACCCGCCTCCAGGCCTGCTGGTCCTGGGCCGTGAAGCGGCCCAGCTGGGTCACCAGGAGCAGGGCGTGGGGCCCAGGCGCCGAGAGCAGGTAGCAGCGGCTTCTCTCCGTGCAGTCCGGGTCTGTCTGGGAGACTTCGGAGCTGAAGAGGTCCGGGGTGTCAATGATTTCCACGTCCCACTTGGCCCACCTGCAGCTGCCCGTGGCGCAGGTCCGGGTCACCGACGTCGCCCCGAGCCTGGAGATGAAGCGCTTCTGGCCCAGGATGCTGTTTCCCGTGGCGCTTTTCCCAGTCCCTGACCTCCCCGCCAGGAGGAGCCGCAGCCTGGGCTCCTGCAGGGCAGACTCGCGGGCTTCTAAACCTGTGAGCACCAATGATCTGTAAGCTCCCGAACCTGAAAGCACATATCCTGGTACCCGGGTCCCCTGGATGCCTTTGAACAAAGGAGAACAGAGTGCTTCGACTTTTGCTTTTCGGACCAAACCTTTACTGAGTGCCCTGGTCGGAGATTTGTGAACTCCGGGGGATCTCTACCCgtctatttcttccctctttggcGTCACACATGCACCTGTAGGTGCGCCAGCACCCGGTGAACGTTTCTGTAGAGGACATCCCTGTATAATACAGGCCATTACTTCGTGTGACATGACCTGTCATCCACACTGGGCAGAGCTGCTCCCTATTTCACAACTTCAGTGGCCTCTGCCTTACTTCCCCAGATACCCTCTTACTAAAGAAAGGCAGGAGGGGCAGTGGGTCTGGCCACGAGGGCTGTCTGGGTCCCACACCCTGGGTTTGAATCACAGCCCCACCCCCGGCCAGCCTTGTAACCCTGGGAAGATGCTTAATCTAAGTGCTAAACCTCTTCTGCACAAATGGGATCATTAATGTAGCGCCGtcctcatagggctgttgggaggataAGATGAGAccatctcttcttccctccctctttcccccctcatcctctcctctctcttaaACCTGCTGCCTAATAAGATACCTGGTTAACCCTCCATCCTTGTTCCCTAACACCTTCTACCTAGTGAATTATGTTCCCTCTAGTATATAGTTGGATTCCCTCTACAGCCCCTTCTGTGGAGATCAGAGGaggtttattcattttactttgggAACGGAGGTGCAGGTTAGTCAAAGAACTCAATATCTCACAGCAGGTCAGGGGCAGAGATCTAGGTCAAATGCCAGCCCCAGGGCTCTTGCTGTTTCATCCCAGCATCGAGaaaactctggggcttccctccATTCAGTGTTGAGATAGCCCATCCCCCTTACTACCCGGAGCTCACACCTGGGGGCAAACACGCGTTGTGAGGCATGTTCTTACCATAGGCgttttcttcatctcttgctGTCTTCTGTCCTCTCATGATTCCCTGAAAGTGTCCCCAACACAagttatttattttcccattcgTTCACTCGTTCATTATTCATTCATAGGTAAAACTacccactatgtgtcaggcaaAGCCCAAAATGCTGGTGACACCACAGTGAAAATGTCATAGTTCCTGCCCTCTCCGAGCATCAGAATTTAGGGAAGACAGTGGAACAGCTTGGTCTGTGGTTGGGGCGATACTATGAGAACACCTGGTGAGCTTGTGCTGTCTTTTCAGGGCCTCGAAATGCACAGAGCAGAGGGGAGATGACAACACTTCCTCTATGTCAATGAATAAGCTTTGATGTTCATTTTCCCAGGTAATTCTATGTCAGTGACGTAAGTTGTAGAAAATAAGTTTTCCCTGGAGGTtcagcagctgggggtggggtggggggggtttgTCAAACCCTGAGAACAAGAAAGTTTGCTCACTGACTTAAGACCTACCTTAGGGTTGTTGGCCTGGGAAACAAGAAGAAACTTGGGATTTTGGTTTTGGAAATCAGAAAACAGACATATTTCCCAAGCTGACCTGGAAAGCTCCTGATTCTGTGCTCAGAAAACCACAACATTTGGCTCGTCCTAATATGTCTAGGAGGTGGGATCcagaaggtggaggagggagacCCCAAGCTCACCTGCCCCCATGAACACATCCAAGCGACAACTACATAGAGAGCAACTctctctgagaatgacctgaagactagcaaaATGGCTTTTCTACAATcaaggctgtaaagaaagaaCCACATGGAGTCTGGTACAGGGGGAGGAGAAGCAATCTGGTTGGGACCTGAATCCCTAGTGGGGACCTAGAAGTGGAAGGGGCTATCCCAGGCTTGGGGATTCTCCCTGGGGAGTGGGGGGTCTGAGCCACATATTAGGCACCGCAGGCCTGGGCTTgacactgggaagatgagcccccttagctggtttgaaaatcaGTAGGGCTTACTGGAGGGCTGTAAGAACCTGAGACTCTGGTCTTGAAGAGCCCAAGCATGCTTGTTGTCagtcccagtgcagaggcagtaCACTGAAGACTGCCTGGTGCTCTGGCCAGCCTGCCGGGACGGCCCCAGAGCACCTCCCAGCCCTCTCCAGGCTCCCATTCCAGCCCCCCACAAAGGCCGAGGCTGCCATTGCCAGTGGGCATGTGTGCAccagggaaggagcagagagagcTCCGGTGTGTGGCTCCAACCCCCCTGGCTCTCTATCCTGCCTCTAACCAAGGGGTACACACTGAGGAAAAAGTAGAAGCAGCTCAGAAGTGCAGCCTCAGGCTCTCAGGCCCTGGCCACCTCCCCAGCCAAGGTGAAGACTGTCATCACATCTGGGGGAACCCAACTCCCTTAGGACTCCTGCCCAGCCCCTTGGTCCTTGACTCTTCCCACAATAGGCTAACAACTAGCCCTGAGCCGAGGAGAAGCCCTGGCTGgcacctggctctggctctagcccTCTGCCTCCAGCCTTGCTTCCCACCAAGGTGGTGGCCGCCAGCACACTGTGGGAGAAGAAGCAGTCCCCGCTCACTTCAcgtccagctctcccaccaaagccactggtgACAGGCACACTGCAAAGGGTTGCTACCCACAAGGACATGCCTTTGAGACCTGGACAGGTAAccgtttcacctaatttcatagagacacacagagaaagtcaaacaacatgagaaaacaaagggatatattttaaatgaaagaacaagataaaaccccaggaaaaaacccctaatgaaacagagataataattTACCTGACAAAGAGTccaaagcaatagtaataaaaatgctaactgaacttgGGTAAACAACAGATGAACACAGTGGGAACTTCTGCAGAgaattagaaaatgcaaaaaccagtcagagctgaagaatacgataactgaaatgaaaaattcgcTAGAAGGAATTAAGAGCAGATTAGGCGATGTAGAAGAACACAGAAGACAGACTAGTGGAAATCATCCAAGcagtacagcaaaaacaaaaacacatttaaaaaaatgaggagagTTTATGGGACCTCTGGGAAAAGGTCAAGTGTGCTAACATTCACATGATAGAggtcccagaaaaagagagaaaggggtagaAAATGTATTTGGTGAAATTGTaattgaaaactttcctaacctgaAAAGGGACAGATATCAGGTACAGGAAGCATGGAGCACCCCTGTCAGAATGGTGTcatccaaaaacaagaaacaactggTGTTGTTGAcgaggatgtagagaaagggGACCCTAGTACACTGATAGCAGGAATGTCAATTGGTACAGACAcggtggaaaacagtatgaaggttcctcaaaaaattaaaaatagaactaccatatcatccagcaattcattcctgggtatatatccaaagaaaatgaaaacacgaattCAAAAAGATGTGTGCGCCCCGATGTTCATAGAAGCAGTATTgataataaccaagatatggaagcaacctaagtgcccatcaacagatgaacgaaGAAGGTGtcatatatatacagatagatagatagataaaatggaatattactcatataaaaagaatgaaaaagataaaaaagaatgacatctttccatctgcaacaacatagatggacctgtagggtattatgcttagtgaagtaagtcagacagagaaagacaaatgctgtatgtttccacttatatgtggaatttaaaataaagcaaacagaggaatataacaaaacagaaatagactcacaaacacagagaataaactagtgttTACCATTGGGGagatgggtgggggaaggggcaagatggggaaggggattttaagaggtacaaactactgggtataaAATAACTAAGATACACCAATGtaatgcacagcacagggaatatagttaattaatattttatattaactttatatGGAGCATAAGTATAAAATTGTAGactcactatgctgtatacccggaagtaatataatattgtaagccaattatacttcagtaaaaaataagtaaataaataagtctaAATATAACCTGTGTGCTGGAGAGACTGGGATGCTCCCCTCCAGCTCTTTATGTTCTTGCCTCAAACCTGAGGCTTTTTGAAGTAAAATACCCACTCCGACattatttaattcaattaaacGTTCTGTGGTCAAGTTTCCCTGATCACACGAGTGCCTGAACACGACAGCACAGTTTCTCCTCAGTCTAGTCCAGCCTCATTCCCACCTAATCCGCTCCCCAGTCAGCCCCTCCACAAACAGCAGATTGCAGGGCCTTTTCCAACCCACCTTGTGGACCATTCGTCCCACCACACACTTCTGCCTGAGTCCTGTCTGTGCTTCAACGTCCATTTCAAATTCTACCTCTTCAGGTCGCCCACCTGGTTCCTACAGGTAACTGTGTTCTCCCCCTATTGGCACCAACAACGAAGCAAAAGCAAAGGGAGAGGTTGGCTGAATAACCTGTCTCTGGCGAAAGGGCTCAGATGGTAGGTTTGCCTAGAGCTCAAGCCAAAGCTGTGGGTGTCTCTGCAGTAACTCTCCTGCCGCCGCCCCCCACTCCgttacccaccccacccccatcaccccaccccccaaagctTCTGTAAAGTTTACCCCAGGGCTAAATCACATAATGTGATTCGTTATTTTGTGTCTAGAAATCAACAAACTCCCTTAATTGACACCAGAGCAGCCCACAGAGCCCAgtttggggtggggagcagatgTTCAAGTGATCATGTAGGGCAAGGGCTGAGGACCAAGTTCACAACCTCAGCTGTCTCTTGCACTATTGTGGCTAGTGTTAAGGAGAGTGGAGGTTTTAGGAGGGTTCGGCTCAGATATATACCGAATTTTCACTTTGTAACTTGCTCTGAGCTTAGCTTCCCTGTAAGTCCCCAGAAATACCTTTTGCTTTTGCTGCACATGTATTTGGGGAATGTTCATTGCCTTCGCAGTAGTTCTAGCAGAAGGACtgagggagcagggaaggagagagaatttaGTCCCAAAGAAGAGCGTGTGTGCAGCAGAGCTCGAGAAGATGCTTACCTGTTCTTctgaacttactgtgtttgacACTCAGAACAACCTTACAAACCTAGAGGCACATGAAGTTACCGTTTCTAGATCCTGCCCCCCTTTCACATACTTACCAGAATGCAGCTGCCCACTCAGCCAGCTTCACACAGGCAGAGCTCTTCCTGTTCCCCACAGGTCCTGCTCCGGGCTGGTTCCTTTTCCCCTGTGCTCACCGTTCCTGCAGGATTGGCGACAGGCTCTAATGCTGGCTCCAAGAAGCTCCTGACCTACCGCCTGCCCTTGGACTGTGGGTGCAGTGGGCGGTTTCCTCTCCACACATGGAGGAAGTCTCTGTGCCTCTCAGACCTCAGAGTTCCGGAAGCTCAGGGAGGGGGAGCCCAGTGGTGATGACTTAAAGAGACAGAAACATTGGCCAGTGAGGTGGTGGGTGTGCAATGTTGTCATTGCGAATCCCACCCGCTGCTTTGGGCTATGGTACTGTTTTCCAGAAGTTCCTGTGACACCAGCATGTTGTCCCTGGCAGGTTCTATAACCTCAGCGGGGAAGAGCACTTTAGGTTTCTGAGGACTCGTTTTGTTTCTGACCTTTGACCAGCAATCTTATCTCCAGTTGTCTTTTGCTTttcaggcatttttaaaaaacaaaataaaatggccTTCCTTCCCCAGGACAGGAATTTGAGAGGAATCTCTGAGTGAACCTCAGAGTGGACAATGCCACCAAAGTGGTCCTACCTGCTAGGAACATCACACGCAAAGTCTCATCATTCTGAAAAAAAGGAGGGCTTTTCCAGCTATTAAAAATAGGACAGCCGGCAGAAGACAGAAAATTTTTATACAGGGGCTTAACCTAGCCATCTCTGTTAGTACCTCCAACTCAAGTGACTGTTTCTCCTCTTAGGAGGGTATGAGAAAGGTGGTAAAATAGCCAATCATTGTGTGGGAGAAGTATTTTGGTGACAACACGCCCTGGACCTGGTTAGATTATTAACAAACCATGTGATCTTGCCTAACTCACTTCAACTTCTGGAGTTGACTTTCCACGGATATAGTGAGGGGATAACTTCATCTGAAGCTATGGGCTGGGTGTGATGGTCACCCATTCCTGCCACTCTTTAGTGAAGAAACCCAACTCCCACTGAACTCCACCcggtcaccccccccccccactctgcccctgcccatacctccagctttattgaggtataattgacatataacaatgTATGTGTTTAACGAGCAtgatgtgttgatttgatacacttttATATTTCAGAATGATTACTGCCATAACATTAGCTAACACCTGCATCATgacacataattaccatttccttttggtggtgagaacatttaagatctactctcttagcaattctCAAGTAGATAATACAGAATTACACTATAATCACggtgctgtgcattagatccccagacCTACTCATCTTCTAcgtggaagtttgtactctttgaccaacatctccccatttctcccatttCCCAGCCCTtggtaatcaccattctactctcaatttctatgaatttggcttttaaaaattccacataaaaaagtgatatcgtacagtatttgtcattctctgactGCGTTGgctatttgaaatattttgtgcttccttacaaattttaggattgttttttctgtttctgaaaaacactgttggaattttgataggaactgcattgaatctgtagatacttttgggtagtatggtagtattttaacaatattaattctttcaatccatgagcatggaatacattttcatttatttgtgtcttttaatttcttttatcaatgtcttataattttcatgtgcaggtctttgacctcctttcttaaatttattcctaggtgttttattctttctgatgctactgtaaatgggattattttcttaatttctttttctcataaatcattattagtgtttagaaatgcagctgatttttgtCTATGATTTTGTATCCCACAGCTTCATTGGATTTCCCTATTACTTATCACATTTTTTGAGTGgagtctttaaatttttctatatataagatcatgtcatctgaaaatagagacagttttacttcttcctttctgatttagatgtcttttatttctttctcttgcctaattgctctgcctgggacttccagtactatattgaatagaagtggtgagagtgggcattcttgtatttttcctgatcttataggaaaAGCTTCTAGCTTTCCACTGTTGAGTATGATAGCTCTGGGCTTattgtatatgacctttattattagAGGTTTGTTACCTTTGTATCCAGTTTcttgagagattttatcatgaaatgatgttgaattttgtcaaatgctttttctgtatctattgagatgatcatatggtgtttcttttgttttctttttttaacatctttattggagtataattgctttacaatggtgtgttagtttctgctttataacaaagtgaaccagttatacatatgttcccatacctcttccctcttgcgtctccctccctcccaccctccctatcccacccctctaggtggtcacaaagcaccgagctgatctccctgtgctatggggccgcttcccactagctatctattttatgtttggtagtgtatatatgtccatgccactctctcactttgtcacagcttacccttccccctccccatatcctcaagtcccttctctagtaggtctgtgtctttattcccgtcttgcccctaggttcttcatgaccttttttttctttttttcttagattccatatatatgtgttagcatacggtatttgtttttctctttctgacttacttcactctgtatgacggactctagatccatcctcctcactacaaataactcaatttcatttctttttatggctgagtaatattccattgtatatatgtgccacatcttctttatccattcatctgtcgatggatacttaggttgcttccatgtcctggctattgtaaatagagccgcaatgaacCATTTTGGTAACCtgactcttgttgaattatggttttctcagggtatatgcccagtagtgggattgctgggtcgtatggtagttctattcgtagttttttaaggaacctccatactgttctccatagtggctgtatcaatttacattcccaccaacagtgcaagagggttcccttttctccacaccctgtccagcatttattgtttctagattttttgatgatagccattctgactggtgtgagatgatatctcattgtagttttgatttgcatttctctaatgattaatgatgttgagcattttttcatgtgtttgttagccgtctgtatatcttctttggagaaatgtctatttaggtcttctgcccatttttggattgggttgtttgtttttatgttattgagctgcaagagcttcttgtatattttggagattaatcctttgtcagttgctttgtttacaaatattttctcccattctgagggttgtcttttcgtcttgtttatggtttcctttgctgtgcaaaagctttgaagtttcattaggtcccatttgtttatttttgtttttatttccatttctctaggaggtgggccaaaaaggatcttgctgtgatttatgtcatagagtgttctgctt
Encoded proteins:
- the GIMAP1 gene encoding GTPase IMAP family member 1 isoform X1, producing the protein MDVEAQTGLRQKCVVGRMVHKGIMRGQKTARDEENAYGIQGTRVPGYVLSGSGAYRSLVLTGLEARESALQEPRLRLLLAGRSGTGKSATGNSILGQKRFISRLGATSVTRTCATGSCRWAKWDVEIIDTPDLFSSEVSQTDPDCTERSRCYLLSAPGPHALLLVTQLGRFTAQDQQAWRRVKALFGDGIVTRTIVVFTREEDLAGGSLQRYVRDTENRALRELVAECGDRFCAFDNRATGGKREAQVMALMGLVEELVRHHGGAPYTNDLYSLAQALEGADPEKRLRRVAERVAFCAQRRRERWPLTWLWRWPKARGTWRKLGVCTLVGALVLLCVLYRHRPEALQASHCCGLSR
- the GIMAP1 gene encoding GTPase IMAP family member 1 isoform X3, which gives rise to MDVEAQTGLRQKCVVGRMVHKGIMRGQKTARDEENAYGLEARESALQEPRLRLLLAGRSGTGKSATGNSILGQKRFISRLGATSVTRTCATGSCRWAKWDVEIIDTPDLFSSEVSQTDPDCTERSRCYLLSAPGPHALLLVTQLGRFTAQDQQAWRRVKALFGDGIVTRTIVVFTREEDLAGGSLQRYVRDTENRALRELVAECGDRFCAFDNRATGGKREAQVMALMGLVEELVRHHGGAPYTNDLYSLAQALEGADPEKRLRRVAERVAFCAQRRRERWPLTWLWRWPKARGTWRKLGVCTLVGALVLLCVLYRHRPEALQASHCCGLSR
- the GIMAP1 gene encoding GTPase IMAP family member 1 isoform X5; the protein is MRGQKTARDEENAYGLEARESALQEPRLRLLLAGRSGTGKSATGNSILGQKRFISRLGATSVTRTCATGSCRWAKWDVEIIDTPDLFSSEVSQTDPDCTERSRCYLLSAPGPHALLLVTQLGRFTAQDQQAWRRVKALFGDGIVTRTIVVFTREEDLAGGSLQRYVRDTENRALRELVAECGDRFCAFDNRATGGKREAQVMALMGLVEELVRHHGGAPYTNDLYSLAQALEGADPEKRLRRVAERVAFCAQRRRERWPLTWLWRWPKARGTWRKLGVCTLVGALVLLCVLYRHRPEALQASHCCGLSR
- the GIMAP1 gene encoding GTPase IMAP family member 1 isoform X2, producing the protein MRGQKTARDEENAYGIQGTRVPGYVLSGSGAYRSLVLTGLEARESALQEPRLRLLLAGRSGTGKSATGNSILGQKRFISRLGATSVTRTCATGSCRWAKWDVEIIDTPDLFSSEVSQTDPDCTERSRCYLLSAPGPHALLLVTQLGRFTAQDQQAWRRVKALFGDGIVTRTIVVFTREEDLAGGSLQRYVRDTENRALRELVAECGDRFCAFDNRATGGKREAQVMALMGLVEELVRHHGGAPYTNDLYSLAQALEGADPEKRLRRVAERVAFCAQRRRERWPLTWLWRWPKARGTWRKLGVCTLVGALVLLCVLYRHRPEALQASHCCGLSR
- the GIMAP1 gene encoding GTPase IMAP family member 1 isoform X4, which produces MDVEAQTGLRQKCVVGRMVHKGIMRGQKTARDEENAYGLEARESALQEPRLRLLLAGRSGTGKSATGNSILGQKRFISRLGATSVTRTCATGSCRWAKWDVEIIDTPDLFSSEVSQTDPDCTERSRCYLLSAPGPHALLLVTQLGRFTAQDQQAWRRVKALFGDGIVTRTIVVFTREEDLAGGSLQRYVRDTENRALRELVAECGDRFCAFDNRATGGKREAQVMALMGLVEELVRHHGGAPYTNDLYSLAQALEGADPEKRLRRVAERVAFCAQRRRERWPLTWLWRWPKARGTWRKLGVCTLVGALVLLCVLYRHRPEALQVTWQERN
- the GIMAP1 gene encoding GTPase IMAP family member 1 isoform X6, translating into MRGQKTARDEENAYGLEARESALQEPRLRLLLAGRSGTGKSATGNSILGQKRFISRLGATSVTRTCATGSCRWAKWDVEIIDTPDLFSSEVSQTDPDCTERSRCYLLSAPGPHALLLVTQLGRFTAQDQQAWRRVKALFGDGIVTRTIVVFTREEDLAGGSLQRYVRDTENRALRELVAECGDRFCAFDNRATGGKREAQVMALMGLVEELVRHHGGAPYTNDLYSLAQALEGADPEKRLRRVAERVAFCAQRRRERWPLTWLWRWPKARGTWRKLGVCTLVGALVLLCVLYRHRPEALQVTWQERN